The Nitrososphaerota archaeon genome has a segment encoding these proteins:
- a CDS encoding proline--tRNA ligase, whose amino-acid sequence MRYKSSSGVHHLSKEIGITAKRSENFSDWYVQVVTKAGLADYSAVKGFIILRPYGHAIWERIQKYVNRHLKKTGHENAYFPVLIPESLLSKEAEHFAGFIPEVFWVTRAGNNELGERLATRPTSETIAYASFGKWIRSWRDLPLLLNFWNSVLRAEIKATRPFIRTSEFLWQEGHTVHATKEEAAAEVMMIANMYSRLMEHVLAIPVLVGYKSDKEKFVGALYTVTLEGMMPDGKALQMGTSHNLGQNFSKPFEIKFLGKDGQEHFAWQASWGISWRLIGAVVMTHGDDKGLVLPPRIAPIQCVIVTIFYKEADKGRILSKAKEVFDVLSAEKIRTFIDDREQYTPGWKFNEWEMKGVPLRIEIGPRDVEKGQITVVRRDSSEKFIVKIGSVAAEIKHVLVQIQKNLHEKALKLNETKTKTANSYGELKSYIEVDAGFVKAPWCGRMECEVQVKVETGADIRLIPLKEEKLETNCLVCGQAAKHTAYFSRAY is encoded by the coding sequence ATGCGCTATAAATCTTCGTCAGGTGTGCATCATTTGAGCAAGGAAATCGGGATAACTGCAAAACGTTCAGAGAACTTCTCAGACTGGTACGTTCAAGTTGTTACCAAAGCCGGTTTGGCAGATTATTCAGCAGTCAAAGGTTTCATAATCTTAAGACCTTATGGACATGCTATCTGGGAGAGGATTCAGAAATACGTAAATCGCCATCTGAAAAAAACTGGGCATGAAAACGCGTACTTCCCAGTTCTAATCCCCGAAAGTTTGCTCAGCAAAGAAGCCGAACATTTTGCAGGTTTCATACCAGAGGTATTCTGGGTTACACGTGCAGGCAACAACGAATTGGGAGAAAGGTTAGCTACCAGACCAACATCTGAAACCATAGCCTACGCTTCGTTTGGAAAATGGATAAGGAGCTGGAGGGACCTGCCATTGTTGCTCAACTTCTGGAATTCCGTATTGAGAGCAGAGATAAAGGCTACAAGGCCGTTCATAAGGACTTCAGAATTTCTCTGGCAGGAGGGCCATACCGTTCACGCTACTAAAGAAGAGGCTGCTGCAGAAGTCATGATGATAGCCAATATGTATAGTAGGTTGATGGAGCACGTGCTCGCCATACCTGTCCTAGTAGGATACAAAAGCGACAAGGAGAAGTTTGTTGGCGCCCTTTACACCGTGACGTTAGAGGGAATGATGCCAGATGGGAAAGCTCTCCAGATGGGCACATCGCATAACTTGGGCCAGAATTTTTCGAAACCCTTCGAAATAAAGTTTCTTGGAAAAGATGGTCAAGAACATTTTGCATGGCAAGCCTCTTGGGGGATATCTTGGAGATTGATCGGAGCCGTAGTAATGACTCACGGAGATGACAAAGGGCTGGTTCTGCCCCCACGAATAGCGCCTATACAATGCGTTATAGTAACAATATTCTATAAAGAAGCTGACAAGGGGAGAATTCTATCCAAGGCTAAAGAGGTTTTTGATGTCTTATCAGCAGAGAAGATCAGAACCTTCATTGATGACAGAGAACAATATACCCCAGGCTGGAAGTTCAATGAATGGGAGATGAAGGGTGTTCCATTGAGAATAGAAATCGGTCCCAGAGACGTAGAAAAGGGGCAGATCACCGTAGTTAGAAGAGATAGTTCGGAGAAGTTCATAGTTAAGATAGGTTCCGTAGCTGCAGAGATTAAGCACGTGTTGGTACAGATACAGAAGAATCTGCACGAAAAGGCTCTGAAACTTAATGAAACTAAGACCAAGACTGCAAATTCCTACGGTGAGCTGAAGAGCTATATTGAAGTTGACGCTGGTTTCGTCAAGGCGCCGTGGTGTGGGAGGATGGAATGCGAAGTTCAGGTCAAGGTCGAAACCGGTGCCGACATACGTCTAATCCCTCTTAAAGAGGAAAAACTGGAAACCAATTGTCTAGTATGTGGGCAAGCCGCAAAACACACAGCATATTTTTCAAGGGCTTACTAG
- a CDS encoding inositol-3-phosphate synthase produces the protein MPSKIRVAIAGVGNATAALVQGAQYYSDDPSRTGLWHQKVGGHSISDIEIVAAYDIDSRKVGSDLSKAIFARPNVMPKYINLRPLGVDVEAGILGNAKHLQAGGVKTITRNGSIADSLKRKKADILLNLISSGNDAASKEYAEAAVSAQCSFVNATPTKLINDNKIVPKYIDAGVIIVGDDLMSQFGGTAFHRGILDIMNSRGIRVKKSYQLDVGGGMETLNTLGEDLRAVKRNVKTEAIALEVPYNIESVAGTTDYVDFMGNSRTSYYWIEGEQFLGSSVRFDIYLRTTDGPNGAGVLVDIVRAIKAARDKEHKGLESTICAFGFKSPPKRQKLSQAYEEFRQKYVH, from the coding sequence ATGCCCAGTAAGATCAGAGTTGCCATTGCAGGTGTAGGTAATGCTACCGCCGCATTAGTACAAGGAGCCCAGTATTACAGCGATGACCCCAGCAGAACAGGGTTATGGCACCAAAAGGTTGGAGGACATTCAATTTCAGATATTGAAATCGTCGCAGCTTATGACATAGATTCAAGAAAAGTCGGCTCAGATCTATCAAAGGCAATATTCGCAAGACCTAACGTCATGCCCAAGTACATCAATCTAAGACCTTTGGGTGTTGATGTAGAAGCGGGAATACTTGGCAATGCCAAACATCTTCAAGCAGGTGGTGTGAAAACAATAACGCGAAATGGTTCTATTGCAGATTCTCTAAAGAGAAAGAAAGCAGATATTTTGCTTAACCTAATCTCATCTGGCAATGATGCCGCATCGAAAGAATATGCTGAGGCTGCAGTTTCGGCTCAGTGCTCTTTCGTAAATGCAACGCCGACAAAACTGATTAATGACAATAAAATAGTTCCCAAATATATCGATGCTGGAGTAATCATCGTTGGAGACGACTTGATGAGCCAGTTCGGAGGCACAGCGTTCCATAGAGGTATTCTGGATATCATGAATAGCAGAGGTATTCGAGTTAAGAAGAGTTACCAGCTTGATGTTGGAGGAGGGATGGAGACACTCAACACGCTTGGAGAAGATTTGAGGGCTGTCAAGAGAAATGTCAAGACTGAGGCAATAGCACTTGAAGTACCGTATAATATAGAATCAGTTGCAGGAACGACTGACTATGTGGACTTTATGGGCAATTCACGAACAAGCTATTACTGGATTGAGGGGGAGCAGTTTCTTGGCTCAAGTGTAAGATTTGATATCTACTTGAGAACTACAGACGGCCCTAACGGCGCAGGTGTGCTTGTCGACATAGTTAGAGCGATAAAGGCAGCCAGAGACAAGGAACACAAGGGTTTGGAAAGTACTATATGCGCTTTCGGGTTCAAGAGCCCTCCAAAAAGACAGAAACTTAGCCAAGCATATGAAGAATTCAGACAGAAATATGTTCATTGA
- the albA gene encoding DNA-binding protein Alba, which translates to MSNAEADSASRTTVFVGRQKPVMNYVLAALTVLNNAKTVTLKARGAAISLAVDVAEVTRKRFSTDIKVSNIKLDTEQMPSQDGSSRNVSTIEIELTA; encoded by the coding sequence ATGTCGAACGCCGAAGCAGATTCCGCATCAAGGACGACGGTCTTCGTAGGTAGGCAGAAACCTGTCATGAACTACGTACTTGCAGCACTCACAGTGCTAAATAATGCAAAGACAGTAACGCTCAAGGCAAGGGGAGCCGCAATAAGCCTCGCAGTAGATGTAGCAGAAGTGACTAGGAAGAGGTTCAGCACCGATATCAAAGTCTCTAACATAAAGCTTGACACAGAACAAATGCCATCTCAAGACGGTTCGTCTAGGAACGTCTCAACCATCGAGATAGAACTCACTGCATAG
- the ppcA gene encoding phosphoenolpyruvate carboxylase, producing the protein MERRIPHTMSSQHPDNASIPSWAKGGVIAGDDEVTEAYQAFAEFGCEEVMWDAEGKDVDSHVVRKLVSSYEQFFRQHEMGKDIFITYRVPNPAIELAERKVLVETLWSIPQSFDIAKTFYNKESVTPIFEVILPFTTSAKQLTQIVDFYRTYVSGVGSPSGKNNSRSDWLGEFEPKSIELIPLVEDSQSMTKLGNIIEGYVKHVKPNYVRAFIARSDPALNYGLIPSVLLVKIALSDMQKSSEKLGLPIYPIIGVGSLPFRGHLSPENVENFVEEYEGVCTTTIQSALRYDYPANEVKKIISFLNKNLGKKSAKQLTEEDRQVIQNIIHKFSDSYLQSVETLSPIIERIAKYVPSRRARKLHIGLFGYSRKVGSISLPRAIPFAAALYTLGAPPELLGLEAAAGLTEDEWNVLKENHLHLKTNLQKAAGYVSWQNINLLLSSDEIAKPLGLEDVKKALPNVMKGLSAAQEHFDVRAGPRSLNERKHENTINNFLISLAEGNEQEARRYLVEAAQLRRSMG; encoded by the coding sequence ATGGAAAGGCGCATCCCTCACACAATGTCTTCGCAGCACCCAGATAATGCGAGCATACCCTCTTGGGCTAAAGGCGGTGTCATCGCAGGCGACGATGAAGTTACCGAGGCATATCAAGCATTTGCAGAGTTCGGATGTGAAGAAGTAATGTGGGATGCAGAGGGTAAGGATGTTGACTCACACGTAGTCAGGAAGTTAGTTTCGTCATACGAACAATTCTTCAGGCAGCATGAAATGGGAAAGGACATCTTCATCACATACAGGGTTCCAAATCCCGCAATCGAGCTTGCCGAGAGGAAGGTTCTGGTTGAAACCCTATGGTCGATCCCTCAATCCTTCGATATAGCAAAGACCTTCTACAACAAAGAATCAGTGACTCCGATCTTTGAGGTTATACTTCCTTTCACTACAAGTGCGAAGCAACTCACGCAGATAGTAGATTTCTACAGGACGTACGTGTCTGGTGTAGGTTCTCCTAGCGGCAAAAACAATTCCAGAAGCGACTGGCTGGGGGAATTTGAGCCTAAATCCATCGAACTCATCCCCCTTGTTGAAGACTCTCAAAGCATGACCAAGCTTGGCAACATAATTGAGGGCTATGTTAAGCACGTGAAACCTAACTATGTTAGAGCCTTCATAGCAAGATCAGATCCCGCACTTAACTACGGCCTGATTCCCTCCGTACTCTTAGTCAAGATTGCGCTTTCAGATATGCAAAAGTCCTCCGAAAAACTTGGTCTTCCGATATACCCGATAATCGGAGTCGGCTCGCTTCCATTTAGGGGGCACCTCTCACCTGAGAACGTAGAAAACTTTGTCGAAGAGTACGAAGGAGTATGTACGACTACCATACAATCCGCTTTGCGCTATGACTATCCAGCAAATGAAGTAAAGAAAATTATAAGCTTCCTTAACAAAAACCTTGGCAAGAAGAGCGCAAAGCAACTTACAGAAGAAGATAGGCAAGTAATCCAGAACATAATACACAAATTTTCAGATTCTTACCTCCAATCAGTTGAAACACTCTCTCCCATAATAGAGAGGATCGCAAAATACGTGCCATCAAGGAGGGCAAGGAAGCTGCACATAGGCCTCTTCGGCTATTCAAGAAAAGTTGGCTCGATTTCTCTTCCCAGAGCTATACCTTTCGCTGCTGCACTGTACACCCTAGGTGCGCCGCCAGAACTACTAGGCCTTGAAGCCGCTGCAGGTCTTACTGAAGACGAGTGGAATGTTCTTAAAGAGAATCACCTGCACTTGAAGACAAATTTACAGAAGGCTGCTGGCTACGTTTCATGGCAGAATATCAACTTGTTACTATCGAGTGATGAGATTGCAAAGCCTCTAGGGCTAGAAGATGTAAAGAAGGCACTGCCAAACGTGATGAAGGGTTTGTCAGCAGCACAGGAGCACTTCGATGTTAGGGCTGGACCTCGCTCTTTGAACGAAAGAAAGCATGAAAATACCATCAACAATTTCCTCATATCGCTTGCAGAAGGCAATGAACAAGAGGCCAGAAGATACCTTGTAGAGGCCGCTCAGCTGAGAAGGTCTATGGGATAA
- a CDS encoding DedA family protein, whose product MLDIIDLEFLLQLSNSLIEQYGYPGIFIISLLSSLIVFVPVPYFVPLIIAALRLDPTLVALLSSAGATISKIIIFRLSYYGGKLVNEQTRKRMKPFEILVSRYGWLASFIAAATPLPDDLVYIPLGFVRYNIYKFGISLFAGKFLLALIMAWGSRLSAPYVELLIDQIRDPTSAFLVTISLIAGSAITIIAIMKLNWEKVLGRWIPSSSVQD is encoded by the coding sequence ATCTTGGACATAATAGATTTAGAGTTCCTATTACAACTATCAAACAGCCTTATTGAACAATACGGCTACCCAGGCATTTTTATAATCAGCCTGCTATCAAGTCTGATTGTATTTGTTCCAGTGCCCTATTTTGTACCTTTGATAATAGCTGCGCTCAGACTAGATCCCACATTAGTTGCACTGTTGTCTTCAGCAGGCGCAACTATATCAAAGATAATTATCTTCAGGCTTAGCTATTATGGAGGGAAACTTGTTAATGAACAGACTAGGAAGAGGATGAAACCGTTTGAAATCTTAGTTTCAAGATATGGATGGTTAGCATCGTTTATAGCCGCTGCAACTCCCTTGCCAGACGATTTGGTTTATATTCCGTTAGGTTTTGTCAGGTACAATATCTATAAATTTGGAATATCCCTGTTCGCAGGTAAGTTTCTGCTTGCTTTAATTATGGCGTGGGGTTCACGGTTATCTGCACCATATGTAGAGCTGCTAATAGATCAAATAAGAGACCCCACTTCTGCATTTCTAGTAACGATCAGTCTGATTGCTGGATCAGCAATTACTATCATAGCGATAATGAAGCTTAACTGGGAAAAGGTTTTGGGAAGATGGATTCCCTCTAGCAGTGTTCAAGATTGA
- a CDS encoding HAD-IIA family hydrolase, whose protein sequence is MDLKKLQKKAFLLDVEGVLCDEIDNGKAFPFAIEFVKNLKKAGKKVSVLSNISRKPSAIVFSRLRSMGFPLTENEVSTAGAATALYVKRKHPKAKCFVISEWGLRTDLEKQDIIVVNEGDADIVLVGVDRRVSYSELNHAARLVMKGAKLICVGTTMMFKGTFLGESGMYLGEAPFANAISMATKAPITYIGKPYPEIFLQTMANIGVRAKDTIMVGDSLSSDIKGANAAGIESVFITKGSKFEQKKISKEERPTFVARDLGELNDLMFG, encoded by the coding sequence TTGGATTTGAAAAAACTGCAGAAAAAAGCTTTCCTGCTCGATGTCGAGGGAGTATTATGTGATGAAATTGATAATGGTAAAGCCTTTCCGTTTGCGATAGAATTTGTTAAGAACCTTAAGAAAGCAGGGAAGAAGGTTTCTGTCCTTTCCAACATATCAAGGAAGCCTAGTGCAATAGTCTTCTCAAGGTTGAGAAGTATGGGTTTCCCTCTCACAGAAAACGAGGTTTCCACGGCTGGGGCTGCTACAGCACTATACGTAAAAAGAAAGCATCCTAAAGCAAAATGCTTTGTGATAAGCGAATGGGGTTTGCGCACAGACTTGGAAAAGCAGGACATCATAGTTGTTAACGAGGGAGATGCTGACATTGTTCTGGTAGGTGTGGACAGGCGGGTAAGCTACTCAGAGTTAAATCATGCTGCTCGGCTCGTTATGAAGGGCGCTAAACTGATCTGTGTAGGCACTACCATGATGTTCAAGGGCACTTTCCTCGGTGAATCTGGGATGTATCTCGGCGAAGCTCCGTTTGCAAACGCGATCTCTATGGCAACGAAGGCTCCAATCACATACATTGGCAAGCCTTATCCAGAAATCTTTCTTCAGACTATGGCAAACATTGGTGTAAGGGCAAAGGATACTATAATGGTCGGCGACAGCTTGTCATCAGATATCAAAGGAGCAAACGCGGCCGGGATAGAGAGTGTATTCATTACAAAAGGCAGCAAATTCGAGCAAAAGAAAATCTCCAAAGAAGAAAGGCCTACTTTTGTTGCGAGGGACTTGGGAGAACTAAACGATCTAATGTTCGGATGA
- a CDS encoding DNA helicase UvrD has translation MRVIGDFHIHSRFSRATSPALNLPNLAENARIKGLDLLGTGDITHPKWFAEVSEQLEDNDGILHLRGAGEKAPKFVITSEVATVFQHEGRSRKIHHCLLLPDLEVAKQLSDKLEQKGNLKEDGRPLLNMTATELVEILKGISRDTEIYPAHAWTPWWSLFGANFGFDSSKECYQEYSSDMHALETGLSSDPPMNWRMSELDGLTLLSNSDCHSAYPFRLGREANILELDNLTYSSLIDAIRKKGKNKVVSTIETKPEYGKYHWTGHRVCGISLSGDESKKIGAKCPKCGRKLTRGVEERVSELADRPKGFKPKVAAGWTYAYPLQELIAETMGESSPLSKTVQHLYDKAIAALNNEFNITLFAPIASVAEVLGKEIAHLVAAIRNDMAEIVPGYDGVYGKLKLASKGEKAPPKEGLDIWI, from the coding sequence TTGAGGGTTATCGGTGACTTTCATATACACTCTAGGTTCAGCCGAGCGACTAGCCCTGCTCTTAATCTACCGAACCTTGCTGAGAATGCGAGGATAAAGGGACTCGACCTTCTGGGCACCGGCGACATAACACATCCGAAATGGTTTGCAGAAGTTTCCGAACAGTTGGAAGATAATGACGGCATATTACATCTAAGAGGCGCCGGCGAAAAGGCGCCGAAATTCGTGATTACTTCAGAAGTTGCAACAGTTTTTCAGCACGAAGGTAGATCAAGAAAAATCCACCACTGCTTGCTCCTTCCTGACCTAGAGGTTGCAAAGCAACTGTCTGACAAGCTCGAACAAAAAGGGAACTTGAAAGAAGACGGGAGACCTCTATTGAATATGACTGCTACGGAGCTGGTAGAGATTCTCAAGGGGATTAGCAGAGATACTGAAATCTATCCTGCACACGCATGGACACCTTGGTGGAGCCTATTTGGAGCAAATTTTGGATTCGACTCTTCAAAAGAATGCTATCAGGAATATTCTTCAGATATGCATGCCTTGGAAACTGGACTATCAAGCGATCCACCAATGAACTGGCGCATGAGCGAATTGGATGGGTTAACACTGCTATCAAACAGCGATTGCCATTCGGCTTATCCGTTCAGGTTGGGCAGGGAAGCCAATATACTGGAGCTTGACAATCTAACCTATTCAAGCCTGATAGATGCGATAAGGAAGAAGGGTAAGAACAAGGTTGTTTCCACCATAGAAACAAAGCCCGAATATGGGAAGTACCATTGGACAGGCCATCGAGTTTGTGGCATTTCTCTATCTGGTGATGAATCAAAAAAAATTGGAGCGAAATGTCCCAAATGCGGAAGGAAACTTACAAGGGGCGTGGAAGAGAGAGTTTCTGAACTTGCGGATAGGCCGAAAGGTTTCAAACCAAAAGTTGCTGCTGGCTGGACTTACGCTTACCCCTTGCAGGAACTCATAGCAGAAACAATGGGAGAGAGTAGCCCTCTTTCAAAAACTGTTCAGCATCTTTATGATAAAGCCATCGCAGCCTTGAACAATGAATTTAACATAACTCTCTTCGCTCCTATAGCTTCGGTTGCGGAGGTTCTTGGTAAGGAAATTGCTCATCTAGTCGCGGCAATAAGAAATGACATGGCAGAAATTGTACCTGGATATGATGGTGTCTACGGGAAACTGAAACTCGCATCTAAGGGAGAAAAAGCACCTCCAAAGGAGGGACTAGATATTTGGATTTGA